A region of Carassius gibelio isolate Cgi1373 ecotype wild population from Czech Republic chromosome B11, carGib1.2-hapl.c, whole genome shotgun sequence DNA encodes the following proteins:
- the slc1a6 gene encoding excitatory amino acid transporter 4, whose translation MNEKPPNSTSLFLSEASEKPQRTEEGLHRLCRVLQKQMSGSRRKMCGITRDSVKTFLRRNTFVIFTVAAVALGVVLGFALRPYNLSMREVKYFSFPGELLMRMLQMLVLPLIVSSLVTGISSLDSKASGKMGIRAIVYYMVTTFIAVFIGIVLVIIIRPGKGSRDSPVTSSGSIEPVQAADAFLDLIRNMFPPNLVEACFKQYKTLYKKTLLIKNVSIVVNASDLNSTDLSQASNFSTVLQTIQETVEEVVPVSGSSNGVNALGLVVFSMCFGLVIGNMKQQGQALRDFFDCLNEAIMRLVAIIIWYAPVGILFLIAGKIVEMKDLAQVGGQLGMYTVSVIVGLLIHGLFVLPLLFFVVTKKNPFTFIAGLLQALITALGTSSSSATLPITFRCLEENNHVDKRVTRFVLPVGATINMDGTALYEAVAAIFIAQVNDMDLNFGQILTISITATAASIGAAGIPQAGLVTMVIVLTSVGLPTEDITLIIAVDWFLDRLRTTTNVLGDSFGAGIVEHLSRQELQNQDVEISNFVIEENEKPYQLICQENDSLKHRNSETTM comes from the exons ATGAACGAGAAGCCTCCAAACAGCACTAGTCTGTTTCTGAGTGAAGCCTCTGAGAAGCCACAGCGCACTGAGGAGGGCCTCCACCGTCTGTGCCGAGTGTTACAGAAGCAGATGTCAGGAAGTCGACGGAAGATGTGCGGCATCACACGAGACAGCGTCAAGACGTTCCTGCGGAGGAACACCTTTGTGATCTTCACGGTGGCCGCTGTGGCTTTAG GGGTGGTGTTGGGTTTCGCGCTGAGGCCGTATAACCTGTCCATGAGGGAGGTGAAGTATTTCTCTTTCCCTGGAGAGCTGCTGATGAGGATGCTTCAGATGCTCGTTCTACCGCTCATCGTCTCCAGCCTTGTCACAG GAATCTCCTCTTTAGACAGCAAGGCCTCTGGGAAGATGGGAATCCGGGCCATCGTCTACTACATGGTGACCACGTTTATAGCGGTTTTTATCGGTATTGTATTGGTGATTATTATCAGGCCGGGTAAAGGCAGCAGGGACAGTCCAGTGACCTCTAGTGGCAGCATTGAGCCTGTGCAGGCCGCTGACGCTTTTCTGGACCTGATAAG AAACATGTTTCCACCAAATTTAGTTGAGGCCTGCTTTAAACAG TACAAAACACTATACAAGAAAACCCTATTGATCAAAAATGTCTCCATCGTGGTCAATGCGTCAGACCTCAACTCTACAGACCTCAGCCAAGCGTCCAACTTCAGCACAGTCCTGCAGACCATCCAGGAGACGGTGGAGGAGGTGGTGCCTGTCTCCGGTTCCTCCAATGGGGTGAACGCCTTGGGGTTGGTGGTCTTCTCCATGTGCTTTGGATTAGTGATTGGAAACATGAAACAGCAGGGCCAGGCTCTCCGGGACTTCTTTGACTGCCTGAATGAGGCTATAATGCGCTTGGTGGCCATCATTATCTG GTATGCTCCGGTGGGAATCCTCTTCCTGATCGCAGGGAAGATCGTGGAGATGAAAGATCTTGCTCAGGTGGGCGGACAGTTAGGGATGTACACGGTTTCTGTCATTGTGGGACTCCTCATCCATGGCCTGTTCGTTCTGCCGCTGCTCTTCTTTGTGGTGACCAAGAAGAACCCTTTCACCTTCATAGCTGGGCTGCTGCAGGCTCTGATCACAGCTCTAGGCACCTCATCCAG CTCTGCCACCCTGCCCATCACTTTCCGTTGTCTTGAAGAAAACAACCATGTGGACAAACGAGTGACCCGTTTTGTGCTGCCAGTTGGAGCCACAATCAATATGGACGGCACAGCTCTGTACGAGGCAGTGGCGGCCATTTTTATCGCCCAGGTCAATGACATGGACCTGAACTTTGGGCAGATCCTCACCATCAG CATCACGGCGACCGCCGCCAGCATCGGAGCAGCAGGCATCCCTCAGGCTGGGCTGGTGACCATGGTGATAGTATTGACATCGGTGGGACTGCCCACAGAGGACATTACACTGATCATCGCAGTGGACTGGTTCCT GGATCGACTCAGGACCACCACCAATGTGCTGGGAGATTCTTTCGGTGCTGGGATCGTGGAGCATCTGTCCCGACAGGAACTCCAGAACCAGGATGTGGAAATCAGCAACTTCGTGATCGAGGAGAATGAAAAGCCGTACCAGCTGATCTGTCAGGAGAACGACTCTCTCAAACATCGCAACAGTGAAACCACCATGTAA
- the tax1bp3 gene encoding tax1-binding protein 3, whose product MSFIPGQPVSAVVQRIEIHKLYEGDNLILGFSIGGGIDQDPTQNPFSEDKTDKGIYVTRVSKGGPAEVAGLRLGDKIMQVNGWDMTMVTHDQARKKLTKKNEDVVRLLVTRKSLEETVRQSMMQH is encoded by the exons ATGTCGTTCATCCCCGGTCAGCCTGTCTCAGCTGTTGTG CAACGGATTGAGATTCACAAGCTATATGAGGGTGATAATTTAATATTAGGATTCAGCATCGGAGGGGGAATCGACCAAGATCCAACCCAGAATCCCTTTTCCGAAGACAAGACAGACAAG GGAATCTATGTCACACGTGTATCTAAAGGTGGACCTGCAGAGGTGGCTGGTCTCCGGCTGGGAGACAAAATCATGCAG GTGAATGGCTGGGACATGACAATGGTGACGCATGATCAAGCACGGAAAAAACTCACCAAGAAGAATGAAGATGTGGTTAGGCTTCTCGTTACTAGAAAATCGCTGGAGGAAACAGTCAGACAGTCCATGATGCAACACTAA